In Actinomycetota bacterium, the genomic stretch GCCATGCAGCAGGATCAGGGGAGGGCCGCCGCCTCGCTCGACGTAGTGCAGGCGCAAGCCGTCGGGATGGTCGAAGTACGGCACGGCGAGAAGTTACCAGGAACGCGTGATCGGGGGCCGTGCGGCCCCCGATCCCGGTCGGACTCCCTCTAGAGGGAGCAGCAGCGCAGCTCGAGGAGCTCGTCCAGCGACGGCGTCTCCTCGGCCGTCCAGTCGCCGATGACGAGCAGCTCCTCGGCCGCGGTGTCCTGCGACATCACGGGCACAGGGAAGCTCGTGGCCTCCTCGTGGATCATCTCGTTGGTGTTCACCCTTCACCCCTCTCCGGTGGCCGATCCGATGAAGGACCCCCGGAGGGGCCGCGAGGTTACGCGGGTGCGCGGTCCGGGAGCCGCTCGTCCAGCCAGGCCACGATGTCCGCGATCACCTGGTCTCGCTCGGGCTCGTTCAGCACCTCGTGGTAGAGGCCGTCGTAGCCCTTGAAGGTCTTGTCGGTGATGACGAGCTGGGTGTGGACGTTCTGCGCTCCCGCCATATCGGTGACCGTGTCCTCGGTCCCGTGAACGAGAAGGACGGGCACCGTGATCAGGGGGACCGCGTCGGACGCGCGCCCCAGCGCCTCCGCAGCGAGCATCGTGAGCTCCATCGTGACCCGGTCGTAGAAGACCAGGTCGTCGTTGCGGTAGGCCTCCACGATCTCGGGGTCACGCGAGATGGCCTCGGGCGGGATCGGACCGCCGGACGTGAGGGAGTCGAGGACCGCCTGTCCCGGCACGAGCGCGGTCCCCGACAGGATCAGCCCGTCCAGGATCCCCGCGGGGGTCTTGGCGACGGCGGGCAGGGAGACGAGGGTGCCCATCGAGTGGGCCAGCAGGAAGAGCGCGGGATAGGAGGGGCGGAGCCGCACGCAGAGGTCGGTCACGTCCTGGGAGATGGCGTCGACGTCGGTGCCCATGTCCCCCGGGAACCCGGGCGACCGTCCGTGCCCCCGCAGGTCCAGGGCGTGCGCGGCGTACCCTGCCTCGTTGAGCTTACGGGCCACGTACTCGTAGCGACCCGAGTGCTCGGCCAGCCCGTGAACGATGACCACGCAGGCCTTGGGATCGTCGACCGGCCAGCTGCGCTCGTGAAGGTTCATCGGCTCCTCCTGTAGGGTGACCCGTATCGAACCACGCGCCGCCCCGGCCACGCACCCGGGGCGGGGTGACACGGTAGAATCACCGTCCTGAGGGCCCTTA encodes the following:
- a CDS encoding lysophospholipase, with amino-acid sequence MNLHERSWPVDDPKACVVIVHGLAEHSGRYEYVARKLNEAGYAAHALDLRGHGRSPGFPGDMGTDVDAISQDVTDLCVRLRPSYPALFLLAHSMGTLVSLPAVAKTPAGILDGLILSGTALVPGQAVLDSLTSGGPIPPEAISRDPEIVEAYRNDDLVFYDRVTMELTMLAAEALGRASDAVPLITVPVLLVHGTEDTVTDMAGAQNVHTQLVITDKTFKGYDGLYHEVLNEPERDQVIADIVAWLDERLPDRAPA